A region from the Malus domestica chromosome 07, GDT2T_hap1 genome encodes:
- the LOC139197286 gene encoding hypothetical protein At1g04090-like, producing the protein MGNCLSLSPSATSVFKKTKALPIETTFKLPSPLPSWPPGNGFASGMIDLGGLLVCQISSFNKVWATHEGGPGNLGASFFEPSPLPQGFYMLGCYSQPNNKPLCGWALAAKQTKDNDDDPSSPLLRQPVDFTLVWSSEFLNIKKDGNGYVWLPTASDGYKAIGLVVTSSPEKPSLDKIRCVRSSLTDECEADSWIWGPGTASDANGFNVFSLRPSNRGTQAMGVSAGTFIAALQNGGLSTVACLKNAAISNPQVSMPNLTQIEALLEAYSPFIYFHPEEVYLPSSVGWFFTNGALLYKKDDDLNPIAIEATGSNLPQGGSNDGSYWLDLPVDKSANERVKKGDLPSSQVYAHIKPMLGSTFTDIAIWVFYPFNGPARAKVEFLNISLGKIGEHVGDWEHVTLRISNFTGELWKVYFSQHSGGIWVDASELEFQNGGGNKAVTYASLHGHAFYAKPGLVLQGTGGIGIRNDAAKSKMVLDTGRSQPIIIAADYLGSAISEPPWLNYCREWGPKLSYDITDELKKVEKLLPGKLKSAFEKFVENLPNEVLGEEGPTGPKMKNNWTGDEK; encoded by the exons ATGGGAAATTGCCTTTCCCTCTCACCTTCAGCAACGAGTGTTTTCAAGAAAACCAAAGCTTTGCCTATCGAAACCACGTTCAAGCTTCCCTCTCCATTACCTAGCTGGCCTCCTG GTAATGGGTTCGCAAGTGGAATGATCGATCTGGGAGGATTACTAGTGTGTCAAATATCGTCTTTCAACAAAGTTTGGGCTACTCATGAGGGGGGACCAGGCAACCTTGGGGCAAGCTTCTTCGAACCTTCACCCCTACCCCAAGGATTCTACATGCTTGGCTGCTACAGCCAACCCAACAACAAACCCCTTTGCGGATGGGCCCTTGCTGCTAAACAGACAAAAGACAACGACGATGACCCTTCTTCGCCCTTGCTGCGGCAACCAGTTGATTTCACTCTCGTTTGGAGCAGTGAGTTCTTGAACATCAAGAAAGATGGCAATGGCTATGTCTGGTTACCCACCGCCTCAGATGGTTATAAAGCCATAGGCCTTGTTGTCACTAGCTCTCCGGAGAAGCCATCCCTCGATAAAATCAGGTGCGTTCGTTCCAGCCTCACTGACGAGTGCGAGGCCGACTCGTGGATCTGGGGACCAGGTACCGCCAGCGATGCCAATGGATTCAATGTCTTTAGCCTCAGACCCAGCAACAGGGGGACCCAAGCCATGGGTGTCTCCGCTGGCACTTTTATAGCTGCTCTACAAAATGGTGGGTTGTCAACTGTGGCTTGTTTGAAAAACGCCGCCATATCTAATCCCCAAGTATCTATGCCTAACCTAACTCAAATTGAGGCATTACTTGAAGCTTACTCTCCATTTATATACTTCCATCCTGAAGAAGTATACCTCCCTTCTTCGGTGGGTTGGTTTTTCACCAATGGGGCCCTTCTGTACAAGAAGGACGATGATTTAAACCCCATTGCGATCGAAGCAACTGGCTCCAATCTTCCCCAAGGTGGCTCAAATGACGGCTCGTATTGGTTGGACCTACCCGTCGACAAAAGCGCCAATGAAAGAGTGAAAAAAGGAGATCTACCCAGCTCTCAGGTTTATGCACATATAAAGCCCATGCTGGGCTCAACATTTACTGACATCGCTATATGGGTGTTCTACCCTTTCAATGGCCCCGCCAGGGCCAAAGTTGAGTTTCTGAATATCTCcctggggaaaattggtgaacATGTTGGCGACTGGGAGCACGTGACCCTACGAATCAGCAATTTTACTGGGGAACTCTGGAAGGTCTACTTCTCGCAGCACAGCGGGGGTATATGGGTGGACGCTTCCGAGCTTGAGTTTCAGAATGGTGGTGGGAACAAAGCCGTGACCTATGCATCTTTGCACGGCCATGCTTTTTATGCCAAGCCAGGACTTGTATTGCAAGGCACTGGAGGAATAGGAATAAGAAATGATGCTGCCAAGAGTAAGATGGTATTGGACACGGGACGAAGCCAGCCTATAATCATTGCAGCTGACTATTTGGGCTCCGCTATTTCCGAGCCACCATGGCTCAACTACTGTCGGGAATGGGGTCCAAAACTTAGTTATGACATTACCGACGAACTAAAAAAGGTGGAGAAACTTTTGCCTGGAAAGCTCAAATCTGCATTTGAGAAATTCGTAGAGAATCTACCAAATGAAGTGTTAGGGGAAGAAGGGCCTACTGGTCCCAAGATGAAGAACAACTGGACTGGCGATGAAAAATGA
- the LOC103438351 gene encoding uncharacterized protein: MAGFVRTRSKRVTYLLDDRVKERLVGGYSSGLSDVSSGSEHSGDYNSPYLSELVHRFLQDDESSTAGFPDNESDSDRVDSASDADVIDSVLRSMAVSGNADSYLMLLHSYVSQAEEAFACLRSNGGSSSRSALRRSVMLFLRGLGHNAAICKTKWTSSDNVTSGSYEFIDVVLVQSGSSMWQSRYFVDLHRPT, from the coding sequence ATGGCTGGTTTTGTTAGAACCAGATCGAAGAGGGTCACTTACCTGCTCGACGATCGGGTGAAAGAGCGACTAGTCGGCGGATACAGCTCCGGACTCAGTGATGTCAGCAGCGGAAGCGAGCACTCCGGCGACTACAACTCCCCCTACCTTTCCGAGCTCGTCCATCGCTTCCTCCAAGACGACGAGTCGTCCACCGCTGGTTTTCCCGACAACGAGTCCGACTCGGACCGAGTCGACTCGGCCTCTGACGCGGACGTGATCGACTCCGTCCTTAGGTCCATGGCCGTTTCTGGAAATGCGGACTCGTACCTGATGCTGCTCCATTCTTACGTTTCCCAGGCGGAGGAGGCGTTCGCGTGTTTGAGATCCAATGGCGGCAGCAGCAGCAGGTCGGCTCTGCGGCGGAGCGTGATGTTGTTTCTAAGGGGATTGGGACACAATGCGGCGATCTGCAAGACGAAATGGACCTCCTCCGACAACGTCACCTCCGGGAGCTACGAGTTCATCGACGTCGTTCTTGTCCAATCGGGCTCTTCCATGTGGCAGAGCCGGTACTTCGTGGACCTCCATCGCCCCACCTGA